A single genomic interval of Stieleria maiorica harbors:
- a CDS encoding sulfatase-like hydrolase/transferase, whose product MSTRFPRRPIVTQAVFATAFLFTLCVAPAVLRAESTKRPNIVLILADDLGFSDLGCYGGEIQTPNLDALADNGLRFTQFYNTGRCWPTRGSMLTGYYAQQIRRDFLPGVPSGGGNRGLRPDWAVLLPQMLSQVGYRSYHTGKWHIDSTPTKCGFDKTSLNQVGRYFSPKLDANEKPKQPLEFRDDEYLTSSMADDAVENLKEHAAQHAEEPFFQYLAFTAPHFPLHALPEDIAVYADTYTDGWDSIRKQRWQRMQAMGILDPETANRVSSVERDLGPPYHFPEAFEILGEGETNRPVPWNQLTDKQKSFQATKMAIHAAMVHRMDIAIGRVLDQVRSMGCWDDTIVMFLSDNGASAEIMVRGDGHDPNEPPGSALTYLCLGPGWSTTCNTPFRRHKTWTHEGGIATPFIVSWPNRIKDDGQFRRNPQHVIDVAATLLELTGATHPDGAPAPPGISFLADLDAQHSAEERTLWWYHDGHRAIRQGRWKAVSPVGEPWELYDLSNDRIESVDLALPHAEKLAELVAAWEKQLAESVELATEDLSAQDLSKGSRWTRQSDVMSKAQQAGRIKRSQVLPGGETFFVADRHAFLMKPDSPAKSKLGMPWIFYAPALSRYPDKHEQWMHRQFLNAGIAVAGIDVGEAYGSPHSQPFFDALYDEMVSRGYSTKPALLGRSRGGLYVSRFAIERPERVAAIGGIYPVLDYTSYPGVERAAPVYGVTPEALEQRQQELNPAKNLNVVAEAGIPVYVIHGTEDRVVPIERNSAVLESAYKSAGNEAAITLERVDGQGHNFWEGFFRSQKLVDFVIDAAKGD is encoded by the coding sequence ATGTCCACGCGTTTTCCGCGACGTCCCATCGTTACACAGGCAGTCTTCGCCACTGCATTCCTTTTCACGCTGTGCGTCGCTCCGGCAGTCCTCCGGGCCGAATCGACCAAGCGTCCCAACATCGTCTTGATCCTGGCCGACGATTTGGGGTTCTCTGATCTGGGTTGCTACGGCGGCGAGATCCAGACGCCGAACTTGGATGCACTGGCGGACAACGGATTGCGCTTCACCCAGTTCTACAACACCGGGCGGTGTTGGCCGACGCGCGGTTCGATGCTGACGGGCTACTATGCCCAACAGATTCGACGTGACTTTTTGCCGGGAGTCCCCAGTGGCGGCGGCAACCGTGGCCTGCGACCCGATTGGGCCGTGCTGCTTCCGCAGATGCTGTCTCAGGTCGGCTATCGCTCCTACCACACCGGTAAATGGCACATCGATAGCACGCCGACCAAATGCGGCTTCGACAAAACGTCACTCAACCAAGTGGGACGCTATTTCAGCCCCAAGCTGGACGCCAACGAAAAACCGAAGCAGCCGCTGGAGTTCCGCGATGATGAGTACCTGACCAGCTCGATGGCTGACGACGCGGTTGAAAACTTGAAGGAACACGCCGCACAGCACGCCGAAGAGCCGTTCTTTCAATACCTGGCTTTCACCGCGCCCCACTTTCCGCTGCACGCCCTGCCCGAAGACATCGCGGTCTACGCCGACACCTACACCGACGGCTGGGATTCGATCCGCAAACAACGCTGGCAACGGATGCAGGCGATGGGGATTTTGGATCCTGAAACCGCCAATCGCGTTTCATCGGTCGAACGCGACCTGGGGCCTCCGTATCACTTTCCCGAAGCCTTTGAGATCCTGGGTGAGGGAGAAACCAATCGGCCTGTTCCGTGGAATCAATTGACGGACAAACAGAAATCATTCCAGGCGACCAAGATGGCGATCCATGCGGCCATGGTCCATCGAATGGACATCGCCATCGGACGGGTCTTGGATCAAGTCCGGTCGATGGGTTGTTGGGACGACACGATCGTCATGTTCCTGTCCGACAACGGGGCGAGCGCCGAAATCATGGTCCGTGGCGATGGGCACGATCCCAACGAGCCACCGGGGTCGGCACTGACGTATCTTTGCCTGGGGCCCGGTTGGTCGACGACCTGCAACACCCCGTTTCGCCGCCACAAAACGTGGACGCATGAAGGCGGGATCGCGACGCCGTTCATCGTTTCCTGGCCCAATCGAATCAAGGACGACGGCCAATTCCGACGCAATCCCCAGCATGTCATCGACGTCGCCGCAACGCTGCTCGAACTGACCGGCGCGACGCATCCGGATGGCGCCCCTGCACCGCCTGGGATCAGTTTCCTGGCGGACCTGGACGCGCAACACTCGGCCGAAGAGCGAACGCTTTGGTGGTACCACGACGGACATCGAGCGATCCGGCAGGGCCGCTGGAAAGCGGTTTCACCGGTCGGTGAGCCATGGGAATTGTACGACCTTTCGAACGATCGGATCGAATCCGTCGATCTCGCGTTGCCGCATGCCGAGAAGCTGGCCGAATTGGTTGCCGCTTGGGAGAAGCAACTTGCCGAATCGGTTGAACTTGCCACCGAAGATCTGTCAGCTCAGGATCTGAGCAAAGGATCCCGATGGACGCGTCAATCCGACGTGATGTCCAAGGCCCAGCAAGCCGGGCGGATCAAACGCTCGCAGGTGTTGCCCGGCGGTGAAACGTTCTTTGTCGCCGACCGCCACGCGTTTCTGATGAAGCCTGATTCGCCGGCAAAGTCCAAACTGGGAATGCCCTGGATTTTCTATGCCCCCGCCCTGTCTCGATACCCCGACAAGCACGAGCAATGGATGCACCGGCAATTCCTCAATGCCGGCATCGCGGTCGCGGGAATCGATGTGGGTGAAGCCTACGGTAGCCCGCACAGTCAACCATTCTTCGACGCCCTGTACGACGAAATGGTCTCGCGAGGCTACAGCACCAAGCCGGCATTGTTGGGCCGAAGCCGTGGCGGGTTGTACGTCAGCCGGTTCGCGATCGAACGTCCCGAGCGCGTCGCGGCGATCGGCGGGATCTACCCGGTGCTCGACTACACCAGCTATCCGGGCGTCGAACGCGCCGCACCGGTCTATGGGGTCACGCCGGAAGCATTAGAGCAGCGACAGCAGGAACTGAACCCTGCGAAGAACTTGAACGTGGTCGCCGAAGCGGGGATCCCGGTTTACGTGATTCATGGAACCGAAGACCGCGTGGTTCCGATCGAGCGGAATTCGGCGGTGTTGGAATCGGCCTACAAATCGGCCGGCAATGAAGCCGCGATCACGTTGGAGCGTGTCGATGGGCAAGGCCACAATTTCTGGGAAGGTTTCTTCCGCAGCCAAAAGTTAGTCGACTTCGTAATCGATGCTGCAAAGGGTGACTGA
- a CDS encoding Rieske (2Fe-2S) protein gives MEPDSQNTWIDVASADRLSDGQAIEVVVGEHIIAIFRDGDSLYAIDGLCAHQGGPVAKGELSQTDAGKTCVTCPWHGWQYELATGIQTVNRQPLQRTFPVREKDGRLEVQI, from the coding sequence ATGGAACCAGATTCCCAAAACACATGGATCGATGTCGCCAGCGCCGACCGGCTTTCCGACGGCCAGGCGATCGAAGTGGTGGTGGGCGAGCACATCATCGCGATCTTCCGAGATGGCGATTCGCTGTATGCAATTGACGGGTTGTGCGCGCATCAAGGCGGCCCGGTCGCCAAAGGAGAACTGTCCCAGACCGACGCGGGAAAGACCTGCGTGACCTGCCCCTGGCACGGTTGGCAATACGAGCTGGCCACCGGAATCCAAACGGTCAACCGCCAACCCCTCCAGCGGACCTTCCCGGTGCGCGAGAAAGACGGCCGGTTGGAGGTCCAGATCTAG
- a CDS encoding M16 family metallopeptidase, which yields MKRIIRPMAASCVVTLSLMLGAAAGQDGAAAETSTETNQNDGEQSPKELMKVTEIEGISEYKLENGVRVLLFPDDSKEVVTVNMTVFVGSRHEGYGEAGMAHLLEHMLFKGTPAHPAIPKDLTERGANFNGTTWVDRTNYYETLPASEENLRFALELEADRLMNSFIKGEDLESEMTVVRNEFERGENSPFRVLMQRMQSTAYDWHNYGQSTIGNRSDIERVPVVSLRRFYRKYYRPDNILLIVAGKFDESSAIEMIGDTFGDLVAPDTPIDPTYTTEPPQDGERTVVLRRVGDVQLAGATYHVPSGSHPDFAAVKALAIVLGDEPSGRLYKNLVETKIASNVYTLAYAFAEPGLLMAIAEVPEDHSIETARAELIAVLEDSFEENPITEQEVERAKQQILKQRELEAANTDKLAVSLSEWAAQGDWRLYFLFRDVVEELNAEKVQQAAQKYLVRNNRTVGLFIPSENAQRVEIPESPDLLAKLKDYKGRDTIQAGEQFDPDPIKIEERTLRGKLDNGIEYALLPKQTRGGSVALYLTLRFGTAETMIDRLGAVELLGILMARGTESLDYQALQDELTRLRAEMQLFSTPGLLQLSLKTKREYLGDVITLVGDVLRHPRLSGDELEVIKRQVVTGLQQSASEPTALAARAVKRELSPYGKDDIRYVQTLDEEIAMYQSVTIDEVKSLYDELVGGNIGELSIVGDFDADEMKSQIEKILSGWESDVRYVRVDRPANSDADGSLATISTPDKANAFFYSSLQMDLADTDPAYAPLVLGNFILGGGGLSSRLADRVRQQEGLSYTVRSGLSARAKDDRVDLTIYAITNPENKDRLMEVMREEIVRLRDEGVTEDELTKAKSAYLQAERVRRANDGSLASELIQTMFLDRTMKAAAEHDQRIESASIESVNDAIRRYVDWDKLVKAVAGDFESEAADQESP from the coding sequence GTGAAGCGAATCATCCGCCCTATGGCCGCGTCCTGCGTCGTCACACTGTCCCTGATGCTCGGCGCTGCCGCCGGGCAAGACGGTGCGGCCGCCGAAACGTCGACCGAAACCAACCAAAATGACGGTGAACAATCACCGAAGGAACTGATGAAAGTCACCGAAATCGAAGGCATCTCAGAATACAAGCTGGAAAACGGCGTCCGCGTGCTGCTCTTTCCCGACGACAGCAAGGAGGTCGTGACAGTCAATATGACCGTCTTCGTCGGTTCCCGGCATGAAGGGTACGGCGAAGCCGGGATGGCACACCTGCTGGAGCACATGCTGTTCAAGGGGACCCCGGCTCACCCGGCGATCCCCAAGGACCTGACCGAGCGTGGGGCGAATTTTAACGGCACCACCTGGGTCGATCGCACCAATTACTACGAGACGCTGCCGGCCAGCGAAGAGAATCTGCGATTCGCCTTGGAACTGGAAGCCGACCGTTTGATGAACAGCTTCATCAAGGGCGAAGACCTGGAAAGCGAAATGACGGTTGTCCGCAATGAATTCGAACGCGGTGAAAACTCGCCCTTTCGCGTCTTGATGCAACGCATGCAATCGACGGCCTACGATTGGCACAACTACGGGCAATCGACCATCGGCAACCGCAGCGACATCGAACGTGTGCCGGTCGTCAGTCTGCGACGCTTTTATCGCAAGTATTATCGCCCCGACAACATCCTGTTGATCGTGGCCGGGAAATTCGACGAGTCATCGGCGATCGAAATGATCGGCGACACGTTCGGCGACCTCGTCGCCCCTGACACGCCGATCGACCCGACCTACACGACTGAACCGCCCCAGGATGGTGAACGAACCGTTGTGCTGCGGCGCGTCGGCGACGTTCAGTTGGCTGGTGCCACGTACCACGTCCCCTCCGGCAGCCACCCGGATTTTGCCGCCGTCAAAGCACTTGCGATCGTACTGGGGGATGAGCCCAGCGGCAGGCTTTACAAGAATCTTGTTGAAACCAAGATCGCCAGCAATGTCTATACGCTCGCCTACGCCTTTGCCGAACCCGGTTTGCTGATGGCGATCGCCGAGGTCCCCGAAGACCACTCCATCGAAACCGCTCGTGCCGAATTGATTGCGGTGCTGGAGGATTCGTTCGAAGAGAACCCGATCACCGAGCAGGAGGTCGAGCGCGCCAAGCAGCAAATCCTCAAGCAGCGTGAGCTGGAAGCCGCCAACACCGACAAGCTGGCCGTCTCGCTGAGCGAATGGGCGGCCCAAGGCGATTGGCGACTTTACTTCCTGTTCCGCGACGTCGTCGAAGAGCTGAATGCGGAAAAGGTACAGCAAGCCGCCCAGAAGTATCTGGTTCGGAACAATCGAACCGTCGGGTTGTTCATCCCCAGCGAAAATGCCCAACGCGTCGAAATCCCCGAGTCGCCTGATCTTCTGGCCAAGCTGAAAGACTACAAAGGACGCGACACCATTCAGGCCGGCGAACAGTTCGATCCGGATCCGATCAAAATCGAGGAGCGAACGCTGCGGGGCAAGCTCGACAACGGGATCGAGTACGCACTACTGCCGAAGCAAACGCGCGGCGGATCGGTGGCTTTGTATTTGACGCTTCGTTTCGGCACCGCGGAAACGATGATCGATCGCTTGGGTGCGGTCGAACTGTTGGGCATCCTGATGGCCCGTGGCACTGAGTCGCTGGACTACCAGGCCTTGCAAGATGAATTGACTCGGTTACGCGCCGAGATGCAGCTCTTCAGCACACCCGGCTTGTTGCAGCTTTCCCTGAAGACCAAACGCGAGTATTTGGGCGACGTGATTACCCTCGTCGGCGACGTGCTGCGACACCCGCGGCTGAGCGGCGATGAATTGGAGGTCATCAAGCGGCAGGTGGTCACCGGGCTGCAACAGAGCGCCAGCGAACCGACGGCGCTGGCCGCTCGCGCGGTCAAGCGGGAGCTTTCTCCCTATGGCAAAGATGACATTCGATACGTCCAGACCTTGGACGAAGAGATCGCGATGTACCAGTCGGTCACGATCGATGAGGTCAAGTCGCTGTACGACGAGCTGGTCGGCGGAAACATCGGCGAGCTTTCCATTGTCGGCGATTTCGACGCCGATGAAATGAAGTCGCAGATCGAAAAGATTCTCAGCGGCTGGGAATCGGATGTGCGCTACGTTCGCGTCGATCGACCGGCGAATTCCGACGCGGACGGATCGCTGGCAACGATCAGCACACCGGACAAAGCCAATGCGTTTTTCTACTCGTCGCTGCAGATGGACTTGGCCGATACCGACCCCGCCTACGCTCCGCTGGTGCTGGGGAATTTTATTCTTGGCGGCGGTGGGCTGAGCAGCCGCCTGGCCGACCGAGTCCGCCAGCAAGAAGGACTCTCGTACACCGTGCGGAGCGGATTGAGTGCCCGGGCCAAAGACGACCGCGTCGATTTGACGATCTATGCGATCACCAACCCGGAGAATAAAGACCGTTTGATGGAAGTGATGCGTGAAGAGATCGTGCGGCTGAGAGACGAAGGCGTGACCGAGGACGAATTGACCAAGGCAAAATCCGCGTACCTGCAGGCCGAACGCGTCCGACGCGCCAACGACGGGTCGCTGGCGAGTGAATTGATCCAGACCATGTTTTTGGATCGCACCATGAAGGCAGCGGCCGAGCACGACCAACGGATCGAATCGGCGAGTATTGAAAGCGTCAATGACGCGATCCGCCGCTACGTCGATTGGGATAAGCTGGTCAAGGCGGTCGCCGGCGATTTCGAATCCGAAGCGGCCGACCAAGAATCGCCGTAG